The Actinomyces lilanjuaniae genome segment GTTGAGCTCCGGTGACCCCGACGCGCGGGCCGCGCACAGGCCAATACGGAGTCCCTTCTACAGACCAATACGGAGTCCCTTCTCATGAAGAGTCATAATCCTGCCCTGGAACTACAGGGCACCTCTGCCACCAGCGCGCTTGTCGTGGGGTCGATAGCCCTGTTCACGGACATGCTCGTGGTAGGCCTTGCCGTCCCGGTGCTCCCGCTGCTGCCCTCGGTGCTGGACGCCGGCCCGGCAGCCACAGGAGTCCTGTTCGCCTCCTACGCCGTGGCGATGGTCATGGCGACCTTTGCCGCCGGACGCGCCGTGGACCGCTACGGCCCCAGGAGCCCGCTACTGGTCGGCCTTGTCGGACTGGCGGCCGCCACCCTGCTCTTTGCCGTAGGCGGCCCTTACTGGCTCCTCCTCGTCGCACGGTTCTGCCAGGGGATCGCGGGGGGAATGTCCTGGGTCGCCTCGCTGTCCCTGATCGCGGCCACAACTCCCATGGACAGGCGCGGCCAGGCCATGGGGACCGCGCTGTCGACAATCACCCTCGGTGTCCTCGTCGGCCCGGTCCTGGCCGGGTTCATGGTGGAGCACCTCAGTACCGCCTCCCCTTCCTGCTCGCGGCCTGCGTGGCCTGCCTGGACGGGGTGCTGCGCGTCGTCCTGGTCAAGGACTCCCCACGCGTGAGCGACGACGCCGCAGGTCCGCTCGCCGTCCTGAGAGTCCCCGGCTCTGTGCCAGTCACGGTGGCCATCCTCGTGGGGGCCGCGGTCCTGTCCAGCCTGGAACCGGTTCTCCCCGTCCACCTCGGCACCAGCGCCCTCAGCGTCGGCCTGCTGTTCGCCCTGGCCTCGCTGGCCGGAGTCATCGCCAACCCGGTGGTCGGCTCCTGCGTCGGCACGGTGTCCGCCCGGCTGCTGACCGCGCTTGGACTGGCTGCCGTGGTTGCTGCGCTTGTCACCGTCGGTGTCGCCACCGAGCTGTGGCTCACAGGCGTGGGGATGGTCTTTCTGGGCCTGTCCTCCGCACTCCTCCTCGTCCCTGCCACGGCGCTGGTCGTTGACCAGGGCTACGCCGCAAGACCGCCGACGCTTGGCGGCTCCTTCGCCCTGTACAACCTCGCCTACGCTGGCGGGATGGCTGTCGGCCCGCTGCTCACCGGCTTCGGAGTACAGCGGCTAGGTTTTACGCCGGCCCTCGTGGCTGCCGCGGTCGCGCTCGCGGTCCTGGGCGGCGCCTCTGTGTCCAGGCTGCCCTCGGGCGTCACGCGGTGACGTCTGCTGGTCCCAGGCGCGGACTTCCTCCCAGGTGTCCAGGTCGTGGGCGGCCCGGGGGTGCCGCCTCAGCGGCACGGCCCGGATGTCCATCCTGCCCAGGGCGCGGCGCACGGCCGTGTCCCGCAGCGCCGTCCCGCCCGGGGCGACGGCCTGCTCCAGCGCACCGGTGTGGTAGACCCCCAGGAGGTACTGGACGTAGCCGTCCTGGAGCGCGCACGCGCCCTGAGCAGCTGCCTGCGGCCGACCGGGCTCGTCGGCGGTGCCGTCGGGGCTGGTCGCGGTCTCCGTGCAGGCGCGGAGGAGCTCGGGCAGCGCCCGCCAGCCCTGTGGCGCGTCACAGGTGAGGACGGCGGTCAGCGGCGCTGGTCCGCCCGGTCCGGTTGCGGGCAGGTCCGCGCAGGTCCTTGCTGCCTGGTGGCCCTTGTCAGCCCGGGGTGGTCGTGCGCGGCTCAGCCTGGCCAGGCCCGCAGCGACGCCGGCCACCGGGCCACCCAGGGGAGGGTCCTCCAGGGCACGCAGCACGCCCTGAGGCAGGGCCACCGTCTGCGGGGCGACGACGCACACCAGTCCCATCGGCACACCGTCGTGGCGCAGCTGGTCCAGGCCGCGCAGGACGTGGTCGAGCAGGCGGGCGCCTCGTGCCACGACGTCGGGCTTGGAGGCCCCGCCCAGGCGCCGCCCCGTGCCCCCGGCCAGGACCACGGCGTCGAGCGTGGGAGCGCTCCCGAGGCAGCCGACGGCCTCACTCCCGACCTGTGTGCCGACAGCCTGCGGAGGGACCCCGGGCTGGCGCCCGGTAGGCTCAGGACCTGCCACAGTGCCTGTCCTGCTTTTCCTGGCTGATCCGGCTGCTGCCAGTGTCTTCTGTGTCCTGTGTGCCGCCGGTGTCGTCTGCGCTGGCGGGACGGCTCCAGTCTCCTGAGCGGCCCCCGGACTTGGCCACGACCCTGGCGTCGCGCAGCGCCACGTCGCGGTCCACGCCCTTGACCATGTCCACCACCGCCAGCCCGGCCACGGTGACGGCGGTCAGGGCCTCCATCTCCACCCCCGTACGGTCGGCAGTGCGTACCGTGGC includes the following:
- a CDS encoding MFS transporter, with the protein product MSDDAAGPLAVLRVPGSVPVTVAILVGAAVLSSLEPVLPVHLGTSALSVGLLFALASLAGVIANPVVGSCVGTVSARLLTALGLAAVVAALVTVGVATELWLTGVGMVFLGLSSALLLVPATALVVDQGYAARPPTLGGSFALYNLAYAGGMAVGPLLTGFGVQRLGFTPALVAAAVALAVLGGASVSRLPSGVTR
- the mobA gene encoding molybdenum cofactor guanylyltransferase; the protein is MAGPEPTGRQPGVPPQAVGTQVGSEAVGCLGSAPTLDAVVLAGGTGRRLGGASKPDVVARGARLLDHVLRGLDQLRHDGVPMGLVCVVAPQTVALPQGVLRALEDPPLGGPVAGVAAGLARLSRARPPRADKGHQAARTCADLPATGPGGPAPLTAVLTCDAPQGWRALPELLRACTETATSPDGTADEPGRPQAAAQGACALQDGYVQYLLGVYHTGALEQAVAPGGTALRDTAVRRALGRMDIRAVPLRRHPRAAHDLDTWEEVRAWDQQTSPRDARGQPGHRGAAQDRERDRGSHEGRRKT
- a CDS encoding MFS transporter, with protein sequence MKSHNPALELQGTSATSALVVGSIALFTDMLVVGLAVPVLPLLPSVLDAGPAATGVLFASYAVAMVMATFAAGRAVDRYGPRSPLLVGLVGLAAATLLFAVGGPYWLLLVARFCQGIAGGMSWVASLSLIAATTPMDRRGQAMGTALSTITLGVLVGPVLAGFMVEHLSTASPSCSRPAWPAWTGCCASSWSRTPHA